From a single Miscanthus floridulus cultivar M001 chromosome 8, ASM1932011v1, whole genome shotgun sequence genomic region:
- the LOC136470808 gene encoding zinc finger protein CONSTANS-LIKE 12-like isoform X2 — protein MAPDDGCGVPCDYCAAQRALLHCAQHGARLCLLCDVPVHAATAGAHERAPLCEGCHAAAAAARCAVHRAFLCAHCARAARCDAEGHAWSPTRSYTGFPDPADLARILYIGAPRGEVPPPLTPPPPPQKPPDTWVPDLLNVELKPTDLPGSSRSCDEQRIMMNEQAVAGDGAAAVAGGVPAAAAALPTGGGEGDAGLFTQDYPDWYSNLPEDPAGAGGLLDDFNFVDDWSLTAPLVNSLIDEPEAAWWSSSSGYDADPQPLNPSSSYSSETVTRSSTDHAMESLTGNNAAFRLRNSVMSTAANTSTSMTPYQLDLLTPVHQQLSLQQGKTPNPDWLLRPPHRLPPQPCKFFNSGLPMWPPDEFPSRHLGIDEHLAPAALGCTTVLHQDQDAPLQQQAASSVPVQGSSRDMEARTRLQEKREEAKQRYKDKRKNRRFGKQIMYVSRKARADTRNRVKGRFEKASTSGSGGHGDDYLPTQHGHGHGDRNDDDHPTHS, from the exons ATGGCCCCGGACGACGGCTGCGGCGTGCCCTGCGACTACTGCGCCGCGCAGCGCGCGCTGCTGCACTGCGCCCAGCACGGCGCGCGCCTTTGCCTGCTCTGTGACGTCCCTGTGCACGCCGCCACCGCGGGCGCCCACGAGCGCGCCCCGCTCTGCGAGGGATGccacgccgcggccgccgccgcgcgctgCGCTGTCCACCGGGCCTTCCTCTGCGCGCACTGCGCGCGTGCCGCCAGGTGCGATGCCGAGGGCCACGCTTGGAGCCCGACGCGCTCCTACACCGGGTTCCCGGACCCCGCCGACCTCGCGCGCATCCTCTACATTGGCGCTCCGCGCGGCGAGGTGCCGCCGCCTttgacgccgccgccaccgccgcagaAGCCTCCAGACACGTGGGTCCCTGACCTACTCAACGTCGAACTGAAGCCAACAGATTTGCCCGGCAGCAGCAGATCTTGCGACGAACAACGCATTATGATGAACGAG CAGGCGGTGGCCGGCGACGGGGCAGCAGCGGTTGCCGGCGGCGtgccagcagcggcggcggccctaCCGACCGGCGGCGGCGAAGGAGATGCTGGTCTCTTCACACAAGACTACCCCGATTGGTACAGTAACCTCCCCGAAGACCCAGCTGGTGCTGGTGGGCTACTGGACGACTTCAACTTCGTCGACGACTGGAGCTTGACCGCGCCCCTGGTAAACTCGCTCATTGACGag CCAGAGGCGGCGTGGTGGTCGTCGTCGTCGGGTTATGATGCTGATCCTCAGCCGTTAAACCCATCATCATCGTATTCTTCGGAAACCGTAACCCGATCTTCTACTGATCATGCTATGGAATCTCTTACCGGCAACAATGCAGCTTTCCGGCTCCGCAATTCAGTGATGAGCACTGCTGCAAACACGAGCACCAGCATGACGCCATACCAGCTGGATCTGCTTACTCCTGTTCACCAGCAACTTTCTCTTCAACAAGGCAAGACGCCAAACCCGGATTGGCTTCTTCGTCCTCCTCACCGACTTCCTCCTCAACCATGCAAATTCTTCAACAGCGGCTTGCCGATGTGGCCGCCGGACGAGTTCCCAAGCAGGCACTTGGGTATTGATGAGCATTTGGCGCCGGCGGCGCTAGGCTGCACGACGGTCCTCCACCAAGACCAGGACGCGCCTCTGCAGCAGCAGGCGGCGTCCTCGGTGCCGGTGCAAGGATCAAGCCGAGACATGGAGGCAAGAACCAGGCTGCAGGAGAAGAGGGAGGAGGCTAAGCAGAGGTACAAGGACAAGAGGAAGAACAGGAG GTTTGGCAAGCAGATCATGTATGTATCCCGGAAGGCACGAGCAGACACACGAAACCGAGTCAAAGGCAGATTTGAAAAGGCGTCTACTAGCGGcagtggcggccatggcgacgaTTATCTGCCAAcacagcatggccatggccatggcgatcGAAACGACGATGATCACCCCACACATTCCTAG
- the LOC136470808 gene encoding zinc finger protein CONSTANS-LIKE 12-like isoform X1 encodes MAPDDGCGVPCDYCAAQRALLHCAQHGARLCLLCDVPVHAATAGAHERAPLCEGCHAAAAAARCAVHRAFLCAHCARAARCDAEGHAWSPTRSYTGFPDPADLARILYIGAPRGEVPPPLTPPPPPQKPPDTWVPDLLNVELKPTDLPGSSRSCDEQRIMMNELPSSSLIETGGNFQKQAVAGDGAAAVAGGVPAAAAALPTGGGEGDAGLFTQDYPDWYSNLPEDPAGAGGLLDDFNFVDDWSLTAPLVNSLIDEPEAAWWSSSSGYDADPQPLNPSSSYSSETVTRSSTDHAMESLTGNNAAFRLRNSVMSTAANTSTSMTPYQLDLLTPVHQQLSLQQGKTPNPDWLLRPPHRLPPQPCKFFNSGLPMWPPDEFPSRHLGIDEHLAPAALGCTTVLHQDQDAPLQQQAASSVPVQGSSRDMEARTRLQEKREEAKQRYKDKRKNRRFGKQIMYVSRKARADTRNRVKGRFEKASTSGSGGHGDDYLPTQHGHGHGDRNDDDHPTHS; translated from the exons ATGGCCCCGGACGACGGCTGCGGCGTGCCCTGCGACTACTGCGCCGCGCAGCGCGCGCTGCTGCACTGCGCCCAGCACGGCGCGCGCCTTTGCCTGCTCTGTGACGTCCCTGTGCACGCCGCCACCGCGGGCGCCCACGAGCGCGCCCCGCTCTGCGAGGGATGccacgccgcggccgccgccgcgcgctgCGCTGTCCACCGGGCCTTCCTCTGCGCGCACTGCGCGCGTGCCGCCAGGTGCGATGCCGAGGGCCACGCTTGGAGCCCGACGCGCTCCTACACCGGGTTCCCGGACCCCGCCGACCTCGCGCGCATCCTCTACATTGGCGCTCCGCGCGGCGAGGTGCCGCCGCCTttgacgccgccgccaccgccgcagaAGCCTCCAGACACGTGGGTCCCTGACCTACTCAACGTCGAACTGAAGCCAACAGATTTGCCCGGCAGCAGCAGATCTTGCGACGAACAACGCATTATGATGAACGAG TTGCCATCAAGCAGTCTCATCGAAACCGGGGGCAACTTTCAAAAGCAGGCGGTGGCCGGCGACGGGGCAGCAGCGGTTGCCGGCGGCGtgccagcagcggcggcggccctaCCGACCGGCGGCGGCGAAGGAGATGCTGGTCTCTTCACACAAGACTACCCCGATTGGTACAGTAACCTCCCCGAAGACCCAGCTGGTGCTGGTGGGCTACTGGACGACTTCAACTTCGTCGACGACTGGAGCTTGACCGCGCCCCTGGTAAACTCGCTCATTGACGag CCAGAGGCGGCGTGGTGGTCGTCGTCGTCGGGTTATGATGCTGATCCTCAGCCGTTAAACCCATCATCATCGTATTCTTCGGAAACCGTAACCCGATCTTCTACTGATCATGCTATGGAATCTCTTACCGGCAACAATGCAGCTTTCCGGCTCCGCAATTCAGTGATGAGCACTGCTGCAAACACGAGCACCAGCATGACGCCATACCAGCTGGATCTGCTTACTCCTGTTCACCAGCAACTTTCTCTTCAACAAGGCAAGACGCCAAACCCGGATTGGCTTCTTCGTCCTCCTCACCGACTTCCTCCTCAACCATGCAAATTCTTCAACAGCGGCTTGCCGATGTGGCCGCCGGACGAGTTCCCAAGCAGGCACTTGGGTATTGATGAGCATTTGGCGCCGGCGGCGCTAGGCTGCACGACGGTCCTCCACCAAGACCAGGACGCGCCTCTGCAGCAGCAGGCGGCGTCCTCGGTGCCGGTGCAAGGATCAAGCCGAGACATGGAGGCAAGAACCAGGCTGCAGGAGAAGAGGGAGGAGGCTAAGCAGAGGTACAAGGACAAGAGGAAGAACAGGAG GTTTGGCAAGCAGATCATGTATGTATCCCGGAAGGCACGAGCAGACACACGAAACCGAGTCAAAGGCAGATTTGAAAAGGCGTCTACTAGCGGcagtggcggccatggcgacgaTTATCTGCCAAcacagcatggccatggccatggcgatcGAAACGACGATGATCACCCCACACATTCCTAG